Proteins encoded in a region of the Zea mays cultivar B73 chromosome 4, Zm-B73-REFERENCE-NAM-5.0, whole genome shotgun sequence genome:
- the LOC103652793 gene encoding uncharacterized protein — protein MTSSVSPAAAASQSQLHITTTGTGTGSTAIISPSSNQSTSNANARSSSSSSSSPHSASSPPRARGPSTTGGTGSSGGSGSGSGCTNQACAACKYQRRKCNTDCPLAPYFPADQQERFLNAHRLFGVRKILKTLENISPELSADAMATLIFQSDMRAQDPVGGCYHLILSLERQLQIETAELSAMLQTLALFGQATTTTTMPPDQGGGGTAGLDYTASSNLLHNAQQEVLYALYKNKHEEADIVHSDNEVVRHHGGGGHGPNKDDHGRQQHQVLNYFYCNNATASDDVDNMQQFHFNDSCAAADKVDLTPPAGADEMRHHHQHLDENCQIDHKDYFEIKAAAALVDDAFHMRQEVVDVSAEVDMEDIKTVDVNNAGIGGVDIKAMAMNANVVDVTPQMAAESSHCRLGLGFSSF, from the coding sequence ATGACCTCCTCCGTATCCCCAGCCGCGGCCGCCTCCCAGTCCCAACTGCATATTACCACCACCGGTACGGGCACCGGGTCCACTGCAATCATATCGCCCTCCTCAAACCAAAGCACCAGCAACGCCAACgcgcgctcctcctcctcctcctcctcctccccgcaTTCCGCGAGCAGCCCCCCTCGAGCTCGCGGCCCCAGCACCACTGGAGGCACTGGCAGCAGCGGCGGAAGCGGAAGTGgaagcgggtgcacgaaccaggCGTGCGCGGCGTGCAAGTACCAACGGCGCAAGTGCAACACGGACTGCCCACTCGCGCCCTACTTCcctgcggaccagcaggagcgctTCCTCAACGCGCACCGTCTCTTCGGCGTCAGAAAGATCCTCAAGACGCTGGAGAACATCAGTCCGGAGCTCTCCGCCGATGCCATGGCGACCCTCATTTTCCAGTCGGACATGCGCGCACAGGACCCCGTCGGCGGCTGCTACCACCTCATCCTCAGCCTGGAGCGCCAGCTCCAGATCGAGACGGCCGAGCTCTCCGCCATGCTCCAAACACTGGCGCTCTTCGGCCAGGCTACTACTACTACCACGATGCCACCGGATCAAGGCGGCGGCGGCACGGCTGGCCTCGACTACACCGCGTCATCCAACCTCCTCCACAACGCTCAGCAAGAGGTGCTTTACGCACTCTACAAGAACAAACACGAAGAAGCTGACATCGTACATTCCGACAACGAGGTCGTCCGCCACCACGGTGGTGGAGGCCACGGCCCCAACAAGGATGATCACGGCCGGCAACAGCATCAGGTCCTTAACTATTTTTATTGCAACAACGCAACCGCAAGCGACGATGTCGACAACATGCAACAGTTCCATTTTAACGATAGCTGTGCCGCCGCCGACAAAGTGGATCTGACTCCTCCGGCGGGGGCTGACGAAATGAGACATCATCATCAGCACCTCGACGAGAACTGCCAGATTGACCACAAGGATTATTTCGAGATTAAAGCAGCGGCCGCACTCGTCGACGACGCGTTTCACATGCGACAGGAGGTGGTGGACGTGAGCGCCGAGGTTGACATGGAGGACATCAAGACGGTGGATGTGAATAATGCCGGCATTGGCGGCGTCGATATCAAGGCGATGGCCATGAACGCCAACGTCGTCGATGTCACACCACAAATGGCAGCTGAGTCATCGCACTGCAGACTAGGGCTAGGCTTTTCATCGTTCTGA